TTAAATTTTTTCTAAACAAAAATTTATCAGAAATAATGCCAAAAGCTGGTTGAAAAAGTAAAGATATTCCTGCCATCATAGAAAAAACAATACCGGCTTGCGCACCACTTAGATGTCCAACTTGCTCCATCCAAAGCGTTAAATAACCAAATATAATTTGCCAAATAAAGAAATAAGTAAAATGTGTTAGGGGAAAGCCCCAAAAATTTTTTTTCTTTGTCGTTATATTTTCTTCATTATCCATTCTTCCTCTTCCCTTCTACACTTGCCTATCGATAATTATAAGTAACAGGTTGTCCAAAGTTTGGTGTCCCATCTTCATTCCAAGTAAATACTTGTACTTTAGTGTGACGATTAGGATCATATAAAGGGTCTCCTTTAATATCCGTATAATCTCTACAATGATAGACAAGAATATCTGTTTCTCCATCTTCGGCTATAGTAAATGAATTGTGCCCCGGTCCATATTGATGTTCTGCTAGATCGCTTTGGAAGATAGGAGATTCTGCCTTTGTCCAATCCTTTGCATCTAAAAGATCCACATTATCAGGTGCACTTAACATTCCCATGCAATAATTTTCATCTGTTGCACTTGCAGAATAAGTTAAGAAGTAGCGACCATTTCGATGAATGATTGCTGGGCCTTCATTTACCCAAAAACCTTTTGTTTCCCAGTCATATTCGGGTTTTGAGAGCAGTACAGGCTCAGTTTTAATTGTCCATGGGTTTTCCATTTCTGCAATATACAAATTAGAATTGCCCTCAATCGCTGGATCTTTTTGCGCCCATACATAATACAATTTCTCATTTGCTTCGAAACAAGTAGCATCTAAAGCAAAAGAATCGATTGGTGTTTTTACCTGCCCATGTTCAAACCAATTTTCTTCACTTTCCATTGGATTTTCGGCATCACATTCCAGACAAAACATGCGATGTTGGAACATTCCATTTTCATCTAAATCTGTCGTTTCAGCAGCAGCAAAATAAACAAACCATTTTCCATTGATGTAATGGAGTTCAGGTGCCCAAATAAGTTTGCTCATTGGACCATTTTCATGTTTACGCCAAATTGTACGTGGTGCAGCATGTGCTAATCCAGAAATGGTTTTTGCTCGCCTAATTTCAATTAAATTATATGCAGGTACTGAAGCTGTAAAATAATAATACCCATCATGATGTTTATAAATTTGTGGATCTGCTCGTTGAACAATTAATGGATTAATATAATCTGTAGACTTTATCATAAAAAGCACTCCTAACATAATATTTCATCATTTTATTATTTAGGTTTATTTTTATTAAAAAATTACATGATAATCTTATACGAATTGATGCTTAAATTAAACATTGATTAATTTATCCGTACATTTTTTGATTATATACTAGGTAAAGAATAGAAATACTTGTTATCTTAATTAATATTTTTTAATAAAAAAACATAACAAGTAAAAATCAACCTACAATTTTATGATCCCTCCCTAAAATTTTTTGGCTATAAATCAATAAGATAAAGGAATTCAGTTGAAATGATTAAATATCATTTCTTTATCACTTGATAAGAAGCGCTTATATTAATAATGTAAGACTTTTGTCCGTACATGTCAATTGTTTCTATAAAATATTTCAATTAAATAATAAAAATTATAGTTAGCTATTCAATTTATGAAAACAGTTTATTATAAATAAAATAGGAAGTTCTTAGCCAAGAACTTCCTAGGTATAAATTAATAAAATAATTACATATATAATTTGATCATTTAATTATGAATTTAGTTTATAGGTTCGAATTCAATATAAAATGGGTAATTAGTTCCTCTATTTGCTGTAATAAGTGAACCTGTGTTATGAATATCTGCTTTTAATAGACCATCATTTAATGCATACGCATAGCCACGATGATCTGCACGTGTGATATTAAAGTAGTTTGCATCTTCTCCCCTACCTTGTGTAACTAAACCACCATGAGAAACCCATGATATTTGTCCTTGATCTTTTAAAATGTGCATATATCCACCTTGGGAATCATGAAGACGTAATCTATTTCCTAAACGTATGTCTTCTTGGCTATAATCAATATTATACTTATCACCAGCTGAAGAACGAGAAGTTAAATTAATCCATTGTTTGCCAATCATGTCTCAATGATCATACCAATAATAAACTTCTTCAATAGTATCACTAACAAGTACATCTGTTTTAACTTTGTAATATCTATCTGGTGATAGGGGGTTTCCATTCGTATCACGGATATAATCACCAGTGGAAAATGGTGAGGTAGATTTAGATACCTCGGCAGCATTTACTTTCATGCCACCATATAAAGTGAACAGAAAAGCCAAAAATGCAATACCTGTAATTAATGTTAAAAATTTCTTCTTTGTGTTAAATTTGCTATTATTGATTGTTACTTCCATTTTGCACACTCCCTCTATTAATCAAAAGTCTTTTAATTAATTTATATTTTATAAACAATATTATTAAATTAATATATATAAAAATAAATTGTTATCTATTTATAATTTATATAAGGATTATGGCGACTCACTCTTTGGTATTATCATCGTATAATGACTCCTTTCTTGACAATATAATTATTTAAAAGTTCTAAATAATTATATAATTAATATATAAAATATTAATTTAATTTTAAATATATTTTTTCATTTAATATATTTTTATTTTTTTATGAATTAAGAAATTATTTATACTATAATTTTTATTGATTTAAATAAGTTTTTTAATACAATCAATAAATAAAAAATAGTTTATAAGTATAAAAAAGTTACATTTATAACAATTTTTCTTTTACTATTTTCAGTATAAATTTATAGAATCTCCTGAAAATTTAAAGGTATGTTGGATGTATAGCTACTTAACCTATTTCAAAAACTTCAATAAAAATAACATTTAAATCGATTTATTCTTCAAAAAATATTAAAAATAATTAAAAGTTCTGTTAATATGCTCAAAAAAGCGCAAATTTTTGAATTTATGCATTCCCTCCTTTACAATAAGCTATAGTAATCTAAATTTAGGTTACTAGAGGTAGAGAAACATCCATAAATTGATAGGAATTGGGGGAAGATAGAATGGATAAAAAAATGACACGTGCACAAGCTGGCCAACGAGGCGGAGAGAAAACTGCTCAAACTCATGGAAAGAACTTCTATGAAGAAATTGGACACAAAGGCGGAGAAAAAACTGCCCAAACACATGATAAGAATTTCTACAAAGAAAATGGACAAAAGGGCGGTCAAAAAACTGCTCAAACCCATGGTAGAGATTTCTATGAAGAAAATGGCCAAAAAGGCGGAGAAAAAACTGCCCAAACACATGACAAAGAATTTTACTCACAAATTGGCCGTAAAGGTGGAAAAAACTCACACAAAAATGGCTAATTATTCTTACTAACTAACACTATCTAAATTAAATGGTTTTCTACCTCTAAAAAGAGCTCATTTGAGCTCTTTTTGTTTAATTGCTATTATTTGTAATAGTTTTTATCAAATAGATACTTTAAAAATTTTTATCTTCAAATAACTTTTTAAAGCGTACCACTACTTCTCTCATTATTCTCATCTCTTGAACCATAGCAATTCGAATATAGCCTTCTCCATTTTTGCCAAAACCACTTCCTGGTGAAAATAAAATCCCTGTTTCCTGTAAAACATAAGAAACAAATTCTTTGTCGGTCATTGCTTCAAATTCAGATGGAACTTTTGTCCAGATAAAAAATGAAGCAACTGGTTTTTGTATTTCCCAACCTACTTTTTTCATTTCCTGAATAAAATAATCCATTCGTTCTTCATATTTATGTATTGTTTTTGAAGCAAGTTCGGGTAAACGATTAAAAGCTGTTATCGCTGCGTGTTGAAAAGGCAAAAATAAACCAAAATCAATTTCAAATTGTAAATGTTTCAATTGATTCACCAATTGTTGATTTCCACAAACAAAGCCAATGCGCCAACCAGCAATATTGCATGTTTTACTTAAACTATACAATTCAACAGCTACATCCTTTGCACCATCAATGGCAAGAATACTTGAAATTCTTTCATTAGTAAAATTTATTTCAGCATAAGCCAAATCATTAATAACTAAAAAATGATATTTTTTTGCTAATTGTATAACTTCCTCTAAAAACTCATGTGATAAAACTGTAGTGGTAGGATTTCCCGGTGAACATAGGATAAGGATACTTGCTGCTTGCCATTCTTCTTCAGAAACTTTGATTAAATCAGGAGAAAAATTATCTAAACAACAAGGAAAATAAATAATCTCACCATTGAGTAATTCCACACATTTTGTATAAACACTATAGGAAGGTGAGGGAATTAAGACTTTCTCCTCATTTTTTATTAATAAAGAAAGCAAACGATAAATCGCCACTTTGGTTCCTGGTACCTCTACAATATTCTCATCTGCATCTAAACTTGTTTGAAAGGTATTATTGTAATAATCTGCAACACTTTTTCTAAGCAGTTTTACCATTGTTGTATCAAAACTACCATAGCCATGCGTTGTTTCCTTTTGCATGTATTGATTTAATGTATCAATTAAGCACGAATCTGGTTTTCCATCTGGATTACCAATTGCCAGATTAATCACTTGATCATTCATTTCTAATTTTTCATTAATAAAGTCAAAAGCATCTGCTTTTGTTTGTTGTATTGTATTCAAGTTGATTCCTCCTAACGAATTGGTTTTTCTAAAACAGTTTTATGAAATGAATAGCTTTTTGTTATCACTGCTGCTTCAAATTCATCAATTACTTGATCTAAACGATCAAGAATATCTACTACGTTTAATTTTGAAGTTAGATTCATAGGATACAATAAAGATGCCGTTTGTTTTTTAGCTCCTGAATGAATTTTATAAGCAGGTGTAAAGCTTATAAATGGTAAGGTTTCCCCCTGATTACATTTCTGCCAAAGATAATTAATAAATTCTTGTGTAATTTCTGATTGTTCATGGGTAGTTTGAGCAACAATTGAAGCAAAATCAATTAGAAAAACGATCTTCCATCCTAATGAATATTTATTAATAACAGTAAATTTACTATATTTTGACATTTCAGCTACAAACAAATCATGCATCTTTTGAAGCTCTATTAAATAATTTTGAAATCCAGAAATTCCTAATCGTGTAACAGCAGCATAAGCTGCAGCAATTCCTGTCGCTGGCCGTGAGTTTTCAACGGTATAGCGATAGGCTCGAAACTGCCCATATTGATAATCATCACTTGTATATTGATAATTGCCATCATTCAGTAATGTAAATGAATCAGAAGATTTGGAAATAAAAAAGCTAGTGGAATAAGGACATAATCCATTTTTATGAAAATCTACACTACAGGAGTCAAAATGAACCAGGCCATCTTGACGATGAACAATTTCTTTAATCTTCTTTTCAATTGTTGGTTCAATCATTTCCCAATTGACTATTTGTTGTTTATGAAAGCAAAACCACAACCAACCAATTACACTGTCTAAATGAAAATATGGTCGATATGTTTCATGTAATTCTTTTAGTGTATCCGTCACTATTTGGTAAACTTTTTCTGTATCATCATGAGCAAAATTGATCGTTGTTCCACCACAACAAATAACAGCAGCAATTTTCTTACCTTTTTTTGTTTGATTTTTAACTTCTATTTTTAACTTTGTATAATCCATTTCCCAATTTTTCTGTGAATCAATCCGAATACACTGCTCAGAACCCAATCCAAGTAATGAACAAACATGCTCCACACAATAATGAGAAGACTCATTGGTTAAAATAACCAAATCAGAGGAAAGTCTTTTTTTATTAGAATCCGGTTTCATTTTTGCTAATGCAAGCTTTATGGCATAGAATAATGTTAATTTACCTCCATTACAAGAAATACCAACAGAATGATGCCAACCGATCAAACTACCAATACCTCTAGCGACTTTTTGTTCAATAAGTAAAGATTGCCCGCCAAAATCATCCATCAAACTATTCACATTATAAACTTGTGTCATCATAGAAGCTGCTACAGCGTCTAACAAAGGTGTAGGCACCATATTAAACAATGAATAAGGAGAATGTGGACGAATAGCTCCCTGAAATAGTTCACCAACAATTTTTAATGTTTCTTCACTATCTTTTCCCGTATAACTATACTTAAATTCAGCTAGCTCTTCTAAATAATTAAAATTCTTAATAGGTAATTTAGGTGCCATACTTTTTTTATTTTCTGCTTGAAGTATTTTCAGCTTATCAAGCAGACAATTAAAATTATCCTCTGTTGCTGTTAAAAATTCAGTATTTTCTAAAAATTCAGTTTCTGCCATTTAGTACCTCCAAATTTTTTATTTTATCATAACATATTTTAAATTATTTATTGTAGATAATTTAATTTATTTATTAAAAATAAGTAATTCATTAAAATATCAAAATAAGGTATAACTTATACTTAAATTTTAATAGTATAACTTATACTTTTTATTTATATTCTTCCTATGAATCGTCAAAGATAAATTCAAAATATATTTACCTATCTATATTTTTTGGTATATATAAAAAAAGAGAAGAAATACCAAAAAGTTATTTCCTTCTCTTTTTAAAATCTACTTAGGTTTTAATAGTAGTGCTATGAGTAATTATTGAAATAAAGATTGATATTTATGCATATAATTTGTTTTTTCTGGTTCATCTAACAATTGAATAGAAAAATATAACTCTCTCTTTTGCACGCATTGATTGTAAGGTATATTATTTATATTTGGATTTTTTAATAATGCCATACCAAATAAATCAATTTTCTTAATTAGATCAGCTTCAACATTATCCGTAATATCAATATTTCTTAACCCTTTATTTGTGACTATAAAACTATTTGTTTTTCTATTTGGATCAATAATCTGAACTGGATCTTTACTTGTTAACCGATGTTTTGGTTCTGCATGATAGATGGAAACCATGTCACCCTCAACAATTGGAATAGTATAGGTTCCTGTAACTGCATCTGTTCCTTGAACAAACTTCACGTATTTTGATTTCCCATTTTTATCAAAAACATTTACTGTAGCATAGGTTTCTCCCTTAAATGAGCTGTGTGGATCTTTTTTAGTTATTGAAAAAGTAGCTTCATTTTTATTCAAGTTTGTATGAAATTCACCAAACTTATCATCATTTACTCCTAGGAAGTTAATTGTTTGATTTACTATACGACTAACTTTTAAGGGATCAACTGTTATTTCGATATTATTTTTAGCTTCTTTTACATAAACATAAGGGGTAGTTACAGCAAGTTTTTGCATTTGTTTTCCATCAAATCCGATTGTATAAATGCCATTAGGTACCTGATTAAAGGTCACTGTATCTCCAGTAATTTTTTTTGTTTGAACGACCTGATTGCCATTTTTTAGTAAAATATCTGCATCTATTAATTGATTAATATCTTCAGTTTTCAATTTAACTGTCACATCTCCCGTTAATCCTAGCGATGCAATTTCGTCATTTGTCACCATTTCGAAGTTAGAGGTGATCAATATTTTTGAATGATCATCCACGTAATTACGTGCTTCTGGTAATTTTTCTTTAGGAATAACATCTGCTAAAGAGGCAACAGGCAAATAGCCACTAAGCTGGTTCAATTCAATTTGTTTATTATCCAATTCTAATCCCCATCTGCTTAAAACAGGTGTAAAGTCTAATTTACTGTGTTCACTATAATAGTGATTTAACAAATCTGGTAGTAAATAGTCTCTTGGATTAAAACCTGGTTGATTCGCTAATTTCCTATATCCTTGATACATCTCTGTATGTGCTTCATCACCTGCTTTTTGTTTCAACATTGTTAATAGAATCAATTTTTGACGTAAATCTGCTGAATCATAACTTCCTTTATTGGTGATTAACTCTTGATATAAACCTTTCTCAATTCTTTCTTTACCTCCAAAATCAAATAACCAACCAATCTTATCCGCTTCTTTGCCATATTTACTA
This is a stretch of genomic DNA from Melissococcus plutonius ATCC 35311. It encodes these proteins:
- a CDS encoding pyridoxal-dependent decarboxylase, with the translated sequence MAETEFLENTEFLTATEDNFNCLLDKLKILQAENKKSMAPKLPIKNFNYLEELAEFKYSYTGKDSEETLKIVGELFQGAIRPHSPYSLFNMVPTPLLDAVAASMMTQVYNVNSLMDDFGGQSLLIEQKVARGIGSLIGWHHSVGISCNGGKLTLFYAIKLALAKMKPDSNKKRLSSDLVILTNESSHYCVEHVCSLLGLGSEQCIRIDSQKNWEMDYTKLKIEVKNQTKKGKKIAAVICCGGTTINFAHDDTEKVYQIVTDTLKELHETYRPYFHLDSVIGWLWFCFHKQQIVNWEMIEPTIEKKIKEIVHRQDGLVHFDSCSVDFHKNGLCPYSTSFFISKSSDSFTLLNDGNYQYTSDDYQYGQFRAYRYTVENSRPATGIAAAYAAVTRLGISGFQNYLIELQKMHDLFVAEMSKYSKFTVINKYSLGWKIVFLIDFASIVAQTTHEQSEITQEFINYLWQKCNQGETLPFISFTPAYKIHSGAKKQTASLLYPMNLTSKLNVVDILDRLDQVIDEFEAAVITKSYSFHKTVLEKPIR
- a CDS encoding family 43 glycosylhydrolase; protein product: MIKSTDYINPLIVQRADPQIYKHHDGYYYFTASVPAYNLIEIRRAKTISGLAHAAPRTIWRKHENGPMSKLIWAPELHYINGKWFVYFAAAETTDLDENGMFQHRMFCLECDAENPMESEENWFEHGQVKTPIDSFALDATCFEANEKLYYVWAQKDPAIEGNSNLYIAEMENPWTIKTEPVLLSKPEYDWETKGFWVNEGPAIIHRNGRYFLTYSASATDENYCMGMLSAPDNVDLLDAKDWTKAESPIFQSDLAEHQYGPGHNSFTIAEDGETDILVYHCRDYTDIKGDPLYDPNRHTKVQVFTWNEDGTPNFGQPVTYNYR
- a CDS encoding putative mucin/carbohydrate-binding domain-containing protein, translated to MKKEKLFIVTVFSLIVLFGGAYQVNAQEVKSQKIPSIEKPNWIFNAGMSKGKFHDRQDLGFILRENTVLKVRQANPNYKEKLTVRLLGNDSKEEQRVDVGSDWLSISGKSALTPFVDTPYGEDGAVLEYEIESDRAQKPLPIYSYNDNDKDFFNLWDKYDCNYVLIKGKDFQLFVPNRDKDLLKNSKDFKSLNEIIDHYTDIFKLYNQISGFDGSTPENENGKNRYFLKADLHGPGGAYYSERWAANSALTADMWLNKVSWGALHEIAHGYQAGFDGRGMYTGEVSNNLFGVQYQYSKYGKEADKIGWLFDFGGKERIEKGLYQELITNKGSYDSADLRQKLILLTMLKQKAGDEAHTEMYQGYRKLANQPGFNPRDYLLPDLLNHYYSEHSKLDFTPVLSRWGLELDNKQIELNQLSGYLPVASLADVIPKEKLPEARNYVDDHSKILITSNFEMVTNDEIASLGLTGDVTVKLKTEDINQLIDADILLKNGNQVVQTKKITGDTVTFNQVPNGIYTIGFDGKQMQKLAVTTPYVYVKEAKNNIEITVDPLKVSRIVNQTINFLGVNDDKFGEFHTNLNKNEATFSITKKDPHSSFKGETYATVNVFDKNGKSKYVKFVQGTDAVTGTYTIPIVEGDMVSIYHAEPKHRLTSKDPVQIIDPNRKTNSFIVTNKGLRNIDITDNVEADLIKKIDLFGMALLKNPNINNIPYNQCVQKRELYFSIQLLDEPEKTNYMHKYQSLFQ
- a CDS encoding KGG domain-containing protein, coding for MDKKMTRAQAGQRGGEKTAQTHGKNFYEEIGHKGGEKTAQTHDKNFYKENGQKGGQKTAQTHGRDFYEENGQKGGEKTAQTHDKEFYSQIGRKGGKNSHKNG
- a CDS encoding pyridoxal phosphate-dependent aminotransferase, whose product is MNTIQQTKADAFDFINEKLEMNDQVINLAIGNPDGKPDSCLIDTLNQYMQKETTHGYGSFDTTMVKLLRKSVADYYNNTFQTSLDADENIVEVPGTKVAIYRLLSLLIKNEEKVLIPSPSYSVYTKCVELLNGEIIYFPCCLDNFSPDLIKVSEEEWQAASILILCSPGNPTTTVLSHEFLEEVIQLAKKYHFLVINDLAYAEINFTNERISSILAIDGAKDVAVELYSLSKTCNIAGWRIGFVCGNQQLVNQLKHLQFEIDFGLFLPFQHAAITAFNRLPELASKTIHKYEERMDYFIQEMKKVGWEIQKPVASFFIWTKVPSEFEAMTDKEFVSYVLQETGILFSPGSGFGKNGEGYIRIAMVQEMRIMREVVVRFKKLFEDKNF